CAGTTCCCAGCAGCACGCGCACCATCTGCCTTGTTTTTGcaagaaatcaaatatttttgtgtcgccaggcaaacaaaatggcgtTGCCAGCGAGAAAGAACGAGGAGCAGGAGTGCAAACACAAAACGACAGCGGCGGCAAAAACTGCGCCATGTTTACAAAGTTTTGCAgtgaaaaagttgaaaaataaagTCAAGTAAATTCACGAAAAATCCCTTCTCGACTAAACGATGCTCTGCTGGTCtcaacaaaaaaggaaatgatGAAAAGCAAGGGGGGAAGCCCCAAACATTCAGCTATCTCCGTTCGACATTTATCactgaaatcaaataaatttaggGTTGGCTTAGCCTTGGACGAAAGTTTAAGACCCTAGTGATTTGGCATGATAATCAAATGAATGCAAAAAAGTATGTCAGAAGTACCTGCTCATGCCTCTCGTCCTTTCGACTCCTTTGACAATTTCCGCATACCCTGCAAACATTGTTTGCCGGCGGAGCACGAAAAAGAAGCAAATGAATCCCACTCCCACCATCATCATTTAGTTTAAAGCCCGGCGATGTCGCTGATTGCGCGACTTGGTAATGGCGGTGATTACAAAAATCCCCATCCACTCAGCTtcgaaaaaacacacacacacaccgtgtgtgtttttgcgaGACCACGTATGACGTGCTCGGGAATTATGCATATtccgcagaaaaaaaaatggaagaaaaACTCAGCCCACCAGGCAACCGGAGGAGCTGCTCCTTCAGCGGCTGCTGtgcctgctcctgctgcctcCACCGGGCGACAGTTGCTGCATTATTTCCTTCCACGTTCCCGAAAAGTGTTTTGGCGGGGGGCACTGGAGACAGGACGAAACCAGCCAGGATATGCATATTACATTGTGCTCCGCTTCCTGTTGtctgcacagaaaaaaagacTCTGATTTCTAGGCACTCAAAAGCTGTTGTTTTTAAGCCTAattctaaaaaaatatatttaagtgtAGTAATTGACTTCAAGCAATAGTGAGTTCTTAAAGATTAACCCTAAGATACTTGAAGTTGTTTCTTATTTGGtcactaaaaatatatatttaaatgtagtaactttaactttaattgACTTCAAGCAATAGTGAGTTCCTAAAGATTAACATTAATATACTTGAAGTTGTTTCTTTCTTGGTCGCATTTCCGCTCAGTGTAACTGCTCTTTGTGGTGCCACTTCTTTGGCCGCTGTATGTGTCGTTGTTTACTGCATTATTAAAAAAGCAACGTACGCGCAAATCTGTTAAGCATTTACATTCCCCCAAAAAGCTCCGTTCCATATTCCCATCTACATCTAACTCACCAgctggcttttttttttgcatccATTTCCCAATTCCGTCACAGGTCTTCCATACATTCGACTAATACCGAAGGTAACTGCCGTCTCCGGCGAGACATTGAATCTGAAGTGCCCGGTGGCCGGCTATCCCATCGAGGAGATCCACTGGGAGCGTGGTGGACGGGAGCTGCCGGATGACATACGTCAACGTGTCCAGCCGGACGGCTCGCTGACCATCAGTCCCGTGCAGAAGAACTCCGATTCCGGCGTCTATACGTGCTGGGCGAGGAACAAGCAGGGTCACAGTGCCCGGCGGAGTGGCGAGGTGACGGTCATAGGTTAGTATGTGCaaagaaaagccgaaaaaaaccgaaaaaccccAAAAGAAAACCCTGGGAAAGCCCAGGGAGAAAAAAGCATGAAAACACAGTGAAATAGATAAACAAGAGGAGGTCGAGGTTGGTTTCTTTCACAGCTCTTTTTCCCCGAACGATGACATCAAGCAGCGGGCTACGAAACGAagtgaaaattgcattttaattattaacagCAAACTAAGTAGTTTCCTATGGCGCTTCAAGTTGCTCCTTTTTGCCAacctttttgcatttgtttttccactcttttaactttttttttttggattctgcttaattttgttttgtttcggctTTCAGCCGGGTACATGTACTTTTTGCTTCTGCTCTAATTAAATATGCGCAATAATCTAAGCTTAAAAGTTggtaaattgaaaacaaaacagaaaaaaagtaTGAAAAAAAGGAAGCCGAAGGAGAGCAAGAACGGACGACACCCCAGTTTTTTCATTAGTGCTAATGTTAATGAATCTGCGCCCTAATGAGGCGCCGTGCTgattaaattttcataaatcGGAACCTTTTTGCACCGGTCACTCTGCGCTCctttcgcttcgcttttggcTCATCAATCCTTGGCTGATCCCTTGCAGTGCCGCCGAAGCTCAGTCCCTTCCAAACGAACATCCTGCAGCTGAACATGGGCGATCGGGCCTCGCTCACCTGCTCGGTGGTGAAGGGCGATCTCCCGCTGACCATCAACTGGCGCAAGGATGGCCGCCCCATCGATCCCACCCAGCACATGTCCGTGAAGCAGGTGGACCAGTACAACAGCATCCTGGTGATCGAGAATCTGGGCAGCGACCACACTGGCAACTACTCCTGTGTGGTGCGCAATTCCGCCGCCGAGGTGGAGAACTCGCAGGCCCTGCTGGTCAATGGTAAAAGCAATGAGAAACTCGAGTCCTACGAGTCCAGTAATCGAGTTATCCAGTATTTGTAATCCCGTTTAGTTGCAAGTAGTTGAGTTTCCTCTTTGTATGCACTTTGATTCATGTACCATGTAACACAGAACCATTGaattgcatatacatacatcttatcttatatatatatatatatatacatatacgatCCTTGCTATCCTTTGTAAATGATGTTTCCACTTTCGGAATGTTTGTACAAGATTAAGTAGCGTTTTTCGATTCGAATGTGTTAACAAAACTGCGAAGGTTTACAGAGCGTACAAATTGACAACAATCAGCAATCACCAATCACCATCAATCGTAAAACAACGTGGGAATCTCGCGTCCTCCAGGTGTCTCAGGCGCAGGTGTCCTCTTGACCAGCTGTGCCAATCCTAACCCGTTTCGCCTGATCTTTCCTCTTGCAGTGCCGCCGAGCATAGAACCGTTCGCCTTCCAGGAGGGTTTGGCCGAGGGCATGCGGACGAGGACCGTCTGCGGGGTGTCCAGGGGCGATCCGCCGCTGAAGCTCATCTGGCTGAAGGACGGTGATCCGCTGCCCGACCTTTTGGGGGCCAATGTCACCATGCTAGACCAGTACAGCTCCCTGCTGAGCATTCCGTCGCTGTCGGCCACGCATTCCGGCGAGTACACGTGCGTGGCCAAGAATCCGGCGGCCGAGATCAAGTATACGGCCCTCTTGCAGGTCAAAGGTAGCGTACTAGCGTACCCATCACCACAGATAAACACCACACACGAGAGGAGAGAAGCCATTAGctatcgaaattgaaattgaattcaaGTTTTTCAAACTGCAGTAACTTCTTCCAAATCAATTGTTTAACTAACCAACTAATAACTGTGTATCAAAATATATTGCCTACCTATAGGCGCATGTCCTTAGAAACTCAGGAAACCCACATTtcctaattaaaaaatttccaaaaattaataattaaaacattaaatattattcgATACAACAAACAGCTATGGCGACATTATTTCCCTCTAAACACAATCAACAAAATCACACTACATACAAACTAAGCGAACAACTTCACTTGCCCCTCAATAACCTTTTGCTTTCCCGCTGATGTATTCAAGAACAGCTTCTTAATGGTATTTTCAGTTGTTGatgatatatttttggttgATTTTTAACAACAAAGAACAATGGGCTGACCAAGATTTTTTGGAGTTCTATTGAACTGAAGCCCCGGTGCAACTGAACGTTGCACAGCCCGAAGGCGCTTTGATTTTTTGACTCTCACTATGAAAACAATAATTCCCataattccaaataaaaacgtACAGCTTAAAAAACCCCCGAAAACCCCCTACTAATCTACAATTAAGAGTTCCCCGTCACCTTTAAGTCGCTTTGGCACGCTGTGGGTTTTTTTGACAACCGTCTCACCAGGTAAAACGTTTTAACTGCACTGCTTTTTATGCGCTTCGTAACCAAAAATCTAAACAAATTACCCATAAAGCTTATGAATATCtcttttaatttgctgcaTATTATTTGAAACGCTTCTTACACGACAAGTCGGGCTTTAGCTGCATAAATTAAGTGTGCGCTCTCCCAGCGAAAAATTGGCGGTCGTTCAAATTTGCCGAGCTCGGAGGGCGCGCACGGCTTTGTGATTAGctgtaatttataatttatacaaatactCCTTGCATAAACATGGATAACAAGCTGCTTTAAGATTCGTTTGCCTTACTCGCAATGCCCCACATTTTTTGGTTGCCGGCCAGTGCGATGCTGCTCCGGTCTGCAGGATACGTGCAGAATATCCTTTGTTACCCCCTTGGCTCCTCTCTTCATTTTTGACTTGCAGCTTTCGAAAACTCCACTTCATACTCCACTATGCTCAATGTGCTGTGCTTAATTAACGAACGAATAAACAAGGCGAACGCTGAAAATGAATGAGTtcgcacaaacaaaaaagagagcAGTGAATCCACCCAAAAATCCTTCGGAGATGCTATGAAACTCGCGCTTACGcttcaaatttgattttggcCTCTCTAATCGCTTACTATATTTCCACACCGAAAAAACTTGAGAGGGGATtgttaaaaagtattaaaatattacaatattaattggaaaaataaCAGATATTAACACTTCTCATAGGCTTCAAAATAATGATCATTTCTGGATCGATgaattcttaaaaataataattttttaaatataaataatttttatacgAATTACATCTTCTGCATGTGCTGATTTGCAGCAcctaaaactaaaaaccaatCATCAAACTTCTCTCGAAATATATCGTTGTAATCCCCgacttttttttcggtgtagCCACCCCTTTCGCTTGTGTGAGTGCCTGAGAttgcctgtgtgcgtgcgtgcgtgcgtgtgAGTGACCAAACGCTTAAACCTAATCTTATTGCAGAGCAATGTGAACTAAAccgcaaaaataaagaaaataaatgccGGAGATCCGACCGGGAAAACTAAATGGATAAGAAACTTAAAGCTTCGCAGTATTTGCTAATGTAGTTGAGAAtggttgtatttttttttttttgtttagctaGAGAAGCGGCTGCAACAtgctgcattttttatttcggcaTGCCTTTTTGTACAGATtagaaatgcaattttaagTTTGCTCGGTGCCATCTGCATGCGCGTAGTGCTGTgacaaatgaattttaatttcaatttatttatgatttgctTGCTCTCCATTTCGTTTGGTTTTATTTCCTTTCCTGCCACTCCCCTTCGGTTCTTAAGCTCTCGTTTTAATTCgttttttggattttcctcCTTTCACACACAGATTGCTCCGTTAAGCTTTTTCCACCCAATTTCGCCAGCCAGCTTGGGGGTGTGggcaattatatttatattcgaGCAGAGCTCGGCGCACACAGTTAtccgaaatttaatttatttatgtttatatttctatttgttttgccattgcTCCATTTCCCAGGCTgacgctgctgttgttgtgtgCAAAGATTTTTCCGTATTCGAATTAGACACGCTGCCACCCCAAACTATGCAAAACCCATCCTTGAAAAACCCAAAAgaatgaaataacaaaaaaagcaaaaattatgCCATAATAACCagaaatcattttaattaatactGGAGCCCTGGGCCAGCTGATAATTTCATTTGGAGCTCTATAATTTGCTCCTTGTTCGggcttaatttttaattaacatttttcattttgttacTGCTGCACAAACAAAggctggcaattaaatgcaGCTGCCACGTAAacagtttataatttattgaaaacgTCGCTATGGTgggtgattttttttttattttttgtattgaaatcccattttattgtttcgcttttttcgtgttttgttAGCTGCGTGTCCAACTATAAAACTCACACCACGTTCGCATTTATGTTGCGCATTCTATAATTtctatgcaaatatattttaaatttcgcttCTGGCATGCCTTtgtcatttaatttatgcgccGAATATACCAGAACATATTAAGccttttttgcgattttttcAAACAGCGAGGCACAGAGCGTGGGCGAATCaaagaaaacacacaaaagagAAAGCGATCAATTTGAATAAACgaaaagaaaccaaaagaaacgaaacgaaaataaatcaaaataaagtCCTTGCAcaccaacaaaaaacgaaatgaattcATTTTCCCCACGGACATTCCTAAATGATTTTCCTTAAACATGATGACATCAAAGAATCCACATTATTTTTGTTCCATTTTTGACTGAGTTGCatatgaaataattttttgtactTGATTTTGAAGCAATCcaccccacaaaaaaaaaaaaaaaaacagatatcCTTTTGTATATTAGTTGAAAAGTTCCTACAATATTGCTACCACTATTCAACCAGTTTTTACATTTGTGCTAGGCACAATGAAAATCTTAAGATCGTAAACAGCAAAATTCTTTTATGCCGTTTTTTACTTTGCCAGAAATCTTCACTTTtcctctctgtctctgtctctctctatATCTCTTTCTAAAGAACCATTACTCTTACTGTATGTCTTAGCAGTTTTGATTTCAATCATTCGTTCTGAACTCCCAGCCATTTTCCGAGTTAGCTAACTATTTCTCCccatatcacgcatacgccccgtagTGCCACCTCGCTGGATCGTCGAGCCCGTGGACGCGAATGTGGAGCGCAATCGCCACATCATGCTGCACTGCCAGGCGCAGGGTGTGCCCACACCCAGCATCGTGTGGAAGAAGGCTACAGGTTAGACACTGAAagcatatataaattataaattatatataacttACGTAGTCCGGAGAAACGGATTTTAGGTCTTAAGTCATCATTAGTTATGTTACTCACGTACGAATTAACGAATTACATATGATTTAATGCTAATACAATAACCAACTGTGTTTCTATTGTTATGTAAAAACAAGTATGTTTTCGTGTAGTACTAACCACTTTCCTCTGTGGCCTTCAATGTCTTCCCACAGGCAGCAAGTCGGGAGAGTACGAGGAAGTCCGCGAGCGTCCCTTCACCAAGCTCCTGGGCAATGGctccctgctgctgcagcacgtGAAGGAGGATCGCGAGGGCTTCTATCTGTGCCAGGCCAACAATGGCATCGGCACCGGCATCGGAAAGGTCATCCAGCTGAAAGTGAACTGTGAGTATGATGTATGATGGCTGGTGGCTGCCCCGGCAATTTGGTTAATTGCAATGCTGTGGCCCCCGGAGGAATCACCCGTCGTAATTAAAATGGGCAAAATGCTCGCCGTTTTCAGCCTCGCCGTACTTCTCGTCCACGTCGCGCTCCGTGATGGTGAAGAAGGGCGACACGGCACTGCTCCAATGCGCCGTCAGTGGGGACAAGCCGATTAACATTGTTTGGATGCGCTCGGGCAAGAACACGCTGAATCCGTCAACCAATTACAAGTGAGTGCACCCACCCGATGTTGCGGCAACGGGAACCGAACGAAAGTAATACCGCTGCACTTTGCATTCGCCTTCAGGATCTCGGTGAAGCAGGAGGCCACACCAGACGGCGTGTCCGCCGAGCTGCAAATCCGCACCGTGGACGCCACCGACAGTGGTCCGTACTTCTGTCGTGCCAGCAATCTGTATGGCAACGATCAGCAGCTGGTGCAGCTGCAGGTCCAGGAACCACCACTGCCGCCCAGTGTCCTGGAGGCGGCCATGATCAGCAGTCGATCGGTGAACATCAAGTGGCAGCCCAAAACTCTGGGCACCGGCGATGTGACCAAGTACATCGTGGAGTTCCGCGAGGCTGATCGTACGTATAGTTTGGAATGGAGTTAACGAATTTGAAGAGATGGTAAAGCTTCCAACGTAATTAGATTCTCTCCCACCAGCTCTGTTCGTGGACCAGTGGCAGCAGATCGAGGTCAAGGATCCGCCACACTTCAATGCCATGATCGAGAACCTAAAGCCGGCGACACGTTACGCTTTCCGGGTGATTGCCGAGGGCTCGGCCGGACGCAGTGCACCCAGTCAGGAGCTGATTGTTCGCACGGAACCACAGCGCCCGGCAGGACCGCCACTTAGCCTCTCCGCCAGACCTTTGTCCTCCACCGAGCTGCTCATCAGTTGGGTGGCGCCATTGCCGGAGCTGCGACATGGTGACATTCAGGGCTACAATGTGGGCTACAAGCTGTCCAGTTCGGGCAATACGGCCTACAACttcacttccgtttccggcgaCGGCGATGGTGGCAATGGAGAGCTACTACTCAGTGGACTGGCCAAGTTCGCCCGATACACCGTGGTGGTGCAGGCCTTCAATCAGGTAGGGCCAGGACCTCTATCGGAACCCGCTGCTGCTCAAACCATGGAAGATGGTAAGTTGGTTTTCAATCAATATAATGATGTTCTTTAAAACCTAATGGATTTTAttcatattgtttttaatcaGTTCCAAGTCGGCCGCCAGAGGACGTGCGCTGTGCCGCCTTGTCCTCCCAATCGCTCCAGGTGTCCTGGCAACCACCGCCAATTTACCACACCAATGGCCTGCTGCAGGGCTACAAGCTGATATTTGAGCCCATCATCGATGACATTCAGCCCAGCAAGGACGAAGTGGAGTCCAGGAAGACGACAGCACTCACCATGGTGCTGACAGGACTGCGAAAGTACACCAACTACAGCATTCAGGTGTTGGCCCACACGCGCATGGGCGATGGCGTGGTATCGAAGCCACTGTTTTGCCACAGCGAAGAGGATGTGCCCGAGGCACCGGCTGACATCAAAGTGGTGTCGAGCTCATCGCAATCCCTGTACATCTCTTGGCTGCCACCAAACGAACCTAACGGCGTGATCACCAAGTACAGTCTATACACTCGCGTGGTGAACGGTCGCGAGGAGCTGAACAACGAGAAACGTAGTCTGCCCTCACAGCAGGCCTACTACGAGGCCAAGGGACTGCATCCGCACATGGAGTACCAGTTCTGGGTGACGGCCAGCACGCGAGTGGGCGAGGGCAAGAGCTCGCGAGTGTCCTCGCAGATAACCACGAATCGCATACCGGCTAGGATCATATCCTTCGGTGGCCCAGTGGTCCGTCCTTGGAGATCCACCGTTACTCTGCCCTGCACGGCGGTTGGGAAACCCAAGCGGGAGTGGTTCAAATCGGATGTGGCCCTGCGGCAAGGTGGACTGCATAACTCGCAGCTGTTGGACAGTGGCGATCTGATCATCTCCAGCCTGCAGCTGGCGGACGGTGGCAACTACAGCTGTCAGGTGGACAATGGCATTGGCACTGATCGACTAACGCACACCCTAATGGTGCAAGTGCCACCTACAGCCCCCGTTCTCTATGTTACGAGTGCCACCTCGAGCAGCATCCTGATGCACTGGAAGTGCGGCTTCACGGGCAATGCACCCATCACCGGCTACACCTTGTTCTACCGCCGAGCCAATGGCAACACGGACGAGATGCAGTTGTCGCGTCACGCCTCCAGTCACGAGCTCAAGGGCCTGATGTGTGGCAGCACGTACCAGATCCACCTGAGTGCCCAGAACAAGGTGGGCACCTCGCCCACCAGCACCATTCTGCACGTGCGCACCCAGGGTCAGTCGCCTGGTCATCCGGCCTCCACCGCCCTTCTGGCCCCCAACTCGACCTCGCTGCTGGTCCGGTTGCACTCCTGGCCGGACAACGGGTGTCCTTTGCTCTACTTCGTCCTGCAGTACCGGGCGGTTACCGAGGATCCCGACGCGGAATGGGTGCTAGGTGAGCTCATCGACCTTTATTACAAAGCTTGCTGATAATGTATAAGAAGTAGTGCTTAAGGCCTTTATTACCTGGTTAACAGAACCCATCTTGTTAGACTAAATTTCTATTATGACCAACATCTGTATCATACTATTAAGGAGATTTTGCTTCGCAGTTTCCAATGCCTTGAAGCCACAGCGTCGCATAGTGGTCAACAATCTGCAACCATCGACGCTCTATCAACTCCGCATGGAGGCGCACAATGTGGCCGGCATCTCGCAGGCGGAGTTCAACTTTGTGACCCTGACCAAGGATGGAGATCCACCGCCGCCGGAAATCATGCACCGTGGCCGTGGTGGTCAAACCACGGTGATATTCGCCAATATTAACCTGCTCATACCAACCATTGCGGCGGTATCGGGCATGTTCTGCACCATCATCATGATCATCGTGTGCTACAGACACAGTAAGTATACTATCTCTAGTCTGATAACCAGAGCTCCACTAATTGACCCAGTGCTTAAAAATGCACCACCGCTCGCAGAGCAAAGCCAAATTCAAAAGGAATCACTCGAGAATCGAGCCAACTCGGAGGCTGCCCAGCGGGAGCGGTATTATGCCACCATTCACAAGGTGTCCATGCAGAACAACG
This genomic interval from Drosophila teissieri strain GT53w chromosome 3L, Prin_Dtei_1.1, whole genome shotgun sequence contains the following:
- the LOC122616094 gene encoding Down syndrome cell adhesion molecule-like protein Dscam2 isoform X4 — translated: MWISSRFYVILLLLNLDATCSEPFEAHLRGPGFVMEPPGRVEFSNSSGGWLDCSASGSPQPTVDWVHADGSAVTEIHGVRRVLRNGTLVLMPFAAAAYHQDVHNTIYRCIASNSVGRIVSRDVQVRAVVAQAYKVDVEVLSAARGCTAILRCVVPTFVKELVRVVSWVHEPAIYIYPSLQGDGKFHLLPTGELLIHNLQESDESQSFRCRSMHRLTRQVVVSSPTRLRINSHRGIISPSVVEHTAHVQVSQDEGAVLLCVAQGCPSPEYSWFTHNGAGPLPVLSGPRVRLLGPILAIEAVTGEDSGVYKCTAGNVGGEASAELRLTVATPIQVEISPNVLSVHMGGTAEFRCLVTSNGSPVGMQNILWYKDGRQLPSSGRVEDTLVVPRVSRENRGMYQCVVRRPEGDTFQATAELQLGDAPPVLLYSFIEQTLQPGPAVSLKCSAAGNPTPQISWTLDGFPLPSNGRFMIGQYITVHGDVISHVNISHVMVEDGGEYACNAENRAGRVQHAARLNIYGLPYIRLIPKVTAVSGETLNLKCPVAGYPIEEIHWERGGRELPDDIRQRVQPDGSLTISPVQKNSDSGVYTCWARNKQGHSARRSGEVTVIVPPSIEPFAFQEGLAEGMRTRTVCGVSRGDPPLKLIWLKDGDPLPDLLGANVTMLDQYSSLLSIPSLSATHSGEYTCVAKNPAAEIKYTALLQVKVPPRWIVEPVDANVERNRHIMLHCQAQGVPTPSIVWKKATGSKSGEYEEVRERPFTKLLGNGSLLLQHVKEDREGFYLCQANNGIGTGIGKVIQLKVNSSPYFSSTSRSVMVKKGDTALLQCAVSGDKPINIVWMRSGKNTLNPSTNYKISVKQEATPDGVSAELQIRTVDATDSGPYFCRASNLYGNDQQLVQLQVQEPPLPPSVLEAAMISSRSVNIKWQPKTLGTGDVTKYIVEFREADPLFVDQWQQIEVKDPPHFNAMIENLKPATRYAFRVIAEGSAGRSAPSQELIVRTEPQRPAGPPLSLSARPLSSTELLISWVAPLPELRHGDIQGYNVGYKLSSSGNTAYNFTSVSGDGDGGNGELLLSGLAKFARYTVVVQAFNQVGPGPLSEPAAAQTMEDVPSRPPEDVRCAALSSQSLQVSWQPPPIYHTNGLLQGYKLIFEPIIDDIQPSKDEVESRKTTALTMVLTGLRKYTNYSIQVLAHTRMGDGVVSKPLFCHSEEDVPEAPADIKVVSSSSQSLYISWLPPNEPNGVITKYSLYTRVVNGREELNNEKRSLPSQQAYYEAKGLHPHMEYQFWVTASTRVGEGKSSRVSSQITTNRIPARIISFGGPVVRPWRSTVTLPCTAVGKPKREWFKSDVALRQGGLHNSQLLDSGDLIISSLQLADGGNYSCQVDNGIGTDRLTHTLMVQVPPTAPVLYVTSATSSSILMHWKCGFTGNAPITGYTLFYRRANGNTDEMQLSRHASSHELKGLMCGSTYQIHLSAQNKVGTSPTSTILHVRTQGQSPGHPASTALLAPNSTSLLVRLHSWPDNGCPLLYFVLQYRAVTEDPDAEWVLVSNALKPQRRIVVNNLQPSTLYQLRMEAHNVAGISQAEFNFVTLTKDGDPPPPEIMHRGRGGQTTVIFANINLLIPTIAAVSGMFCTIIMIIVCYRHMLKNAPPLAEQSQIQKESLENRANSEAAQRERYYATIHKVSMQNNDKIPETSEDISPYATFQLSEAGGNMSQPHHGGPANTLLHSFMYHERALAEGCSSPPPAASKNRRRHSRKTEPESEESESDQDQLTSSRTESSNQHEGKIKHSIIYHGAQSSTSSDLSPMSEQKSLPRRGRSRYHHQQYQFSTNTTPRHHNSNKMNNNTTSNTNTTATNTTATPSTSSNSNKILSPRGGNLKSISSTFKSQDSIQCHIPTLVKSPSISTQQQKQFHKQQLQNSSNNSSQHSSSNPNSSSLKQQQPLLITPKLHQLEANGQELLGLDGIGNSPLVACMPPSSQFRPIPHKSIMPAHEPPHHHNHNQQSHPHQQQQQQQHQQQHPGTLLNPSTAMLSSKFFTAPTLPK
- the LOC122616094 gene encoding Down syndrome cell adhesion molecule-like protein Dscam2 isoform X2; its protein translation is MGDRASLTCSVVKGDLPLTINWRKDGRPIDPTQHMSVKQVDQYNSILVIENLGSDHTGNYSCVVRNSAAEVENSQALLVNVPPRWIVEPVDANVERNRHIMLHCQAQGVPTPSIVWKKATGSKSGEYEEVRERPFTKLLGNGSLLLQHVKEDREGFYLCQANNGIGTGIGKVIQLKVNSSPYFSSTSRSVMVKKGDTALLQCAVSGDKPINIVWMRSGKNTLNPSTNYKISVKQEATPDGVSAELQIRTVDATDSGPYFCRASNLYGNDQQLVQLQVQEPPLPPSVLEAAMISSRSVNIKWQPKTLGTGDVTKYIVEFREADPLFVDQWQQIEVKDPPHFNAMIENLKPATRYAFRVIAEGSAGRSAPSQELIVRTEPQRPAGPPLSLSARPLSSTELLISWVAPLPELRHGDIQGYNVGYKLSSSGNTAYNFTSVSGDGDGGNGELLLSGLAKFARYTVVVQAFNQVGPGPLSEPAAAQTMEDVPSRPPEDVRCAALSSQSLQVSWQPPPIYHTNGLLQGYKLIFEPIIDDIQPSKDEVESRKTTALTMVLTGLRKYTNYSIQVLAHTRMGDGVVSKPLFCHSEEDVPEAPADIKVVSSSSQSLYISWLPPNEPNGVITKYSLYTRVVNGREELNNEKRSLPSQQAYYEAKGLHPHMEYQFWVTASTRVGEGKSSRVSSQITTNRIPARIISFGGPVVRPWRSTVTLPCTAVGKPKREWFKSDVALRQGGLHNSQLLDSGDLIISSLQLADGGNYSCQVDNGIGTDRLTHTLMVQVPPTAPVLYVTSATSSSILMHWKCGFTGNAPITGYTLFYRRANGNTDEMQLSRHASSHELKGLMCGSTYQIHLSAQNKVGTSPTSTILHVRTQGQSPGHPASTALLAPNSTSLLVRLHSWPDNGCPLLYFVLQYRAVTEDPDAEWVLVSNALKPQRRIVVNNLQPSTLYQLRMEAHNVAGISQAEFNFVTLTKDGDPPPPEIMHRGRGGQTTVIFANINLLIPTIAAVSGMFCTIIMIIVCYRHMLKNAPPLAEQSQIQKESLENRANSEAAQRERYYATIHKVSMQNNDKIPETSEDISPYATFQLSEAGGNMSQPHHGGPANTLLHSFMYHERALAEGCSSPPPAASKNRRRHSRKTEPESEESESDQDQLTSSRTESSNQHEGKIKHSIIYHGAQSSTSSDLSPMSEQKSLPRRGRSRYHHQQYQFSTNTTPRHHNSNKMNNNTTSNTNTTATNTTATPSTSSNSNKILSPRGGNLKSISSTFKSQDSIQCHIPTLVKSPSISTQQQKQFHKQQLQNSSNNSSQHSSSNPNSSSLKQQQPLLITPKLHQLEANGQELLGLDGIGNSPLVACMPPSSQFRPIPHKSIMPAHEPPHHHNHNQQSHPHQQQQQQQHQQQHPGTLLNPSTAMLSSKFFTAPTLPK
- the LOC122616094 gene encoding Down syndrome cell adhesion molecule-like protein Dscam2 isoform X1; translated protein: MGDRASLTCSVVKGDLPLTINWRKDGRPIDPTQHMSVKQVDQYNSILVIENLGSDHTGNYSCVVRNSAAEVENSQALLVNVPPRWIVEPVDANVERNRHIMLHCQAQGVPTPSIVWKKATGSKSGEYEEVRERPFTKLLGNGSLLLQHVKEDREGFYLCQANNGIGTGIGKVIQLKVNSSPYFSSTSRSVMVKKGDTALLQCAVSGDKPINIVWMRSGKNTLNPSTNYKISVKQEATPDGVSAELQIRTVDATDSGPYFCRASNLYGNDQQLVQLQVQEPPLPPSVLEAAMISSRSVNIKWQPKTLGTGDVTKYIVEFREADHSLPPALFVDQWQQIEVKDPPHFNAMIENLKPATRYAFRVIAEGSAGRSAPSQELIVRTEPQRPAGPPLSLSARPLSSTELLISWVAPLPELRHGDIQGYNVGYKLSSSGNTAYNFTSVSGDGDGGNGELLLSGLAKFARYTVVVQAFNQVGPGPLSEPAAAQTMEDVPSRPPEDVRCAALSSQSLQVSWQPPPIYHTNGLLQGYKLIFEPIIDDIQPSKDEVESRKTTALTMVLTGLRKYTNYSIQVLAHTRMGDGVVSKPLFCHSEEDVPEAPADIKVVSSSSQSLYISWLPPNEPNGVITKYSLYTRVVNGREELNNEKRSLPSQQAYYEAKGLHPHMEYQFWVTASTRVGEGKSSRVSSQITTNRIPARIISFGGPVVRPWRSTVTLPCTAVGKPKREWFKSDVALRQGGLHNSQLLDSGDLIISSLQLADGGNYSCQVDNGIGTDRLTHTLMVQVPPTAPVLYVTSATSSSILMHWKCGFTGNAPITGYTLFYRRANGNTDEMQLSRHASSHELKGLMCGSTYQIHLSAQNKVGTSPTSTILHVRTQGQSPGHPASTALLAPNSTSLLVRLHSWPDNGCPLLYFVLQYRAVTEDPDAEWVLVSNALKPQRRIVVNNLQPSTLYQLRMEAHNVAGISQAEFNFVTLTKDGDPPPPEIMHRGRGGQTTVIFANINLLIPTIAAVSGMFCTIIMIIVCYRHMLKNAPPLAEQSQIQKESLENRANSEAAQRERYYATIHKVSMQNNDKIPETSEDISPYATFQLSEAGGNMSQPHHGGPANTLLHSFMYHERALAEGCSSPPPAASKNRRRHSRKTEPESEESESDQDQLTSSRTESSNQHEGKIKHSIIYHGAQSSTSSDLSPMSEQKSLPRRGRSRYHHQQYQFSTNTTPRHHNSNKMNNNTTSNTNTTATNTTATPSTSSNSNKILSPRGGNLKSISSTFKSQDSIQCHIPTLVKSPSISTQQQKQFHKQQLQNSSNNSSQHSSSNPNSSSLKQQQPLLITPKLHQLEANGQELLGLDGIGNSPLVACMPPSSQFRPIPHKSIMPAHEPPHHHNHNQQSHPHQQQQQQQHQQQHPGTLLNPSTAMLSSKFFTAPTLPK